The following proteins are co-located in the Branchiibius hedensis genome:
- a CDS encoding AAA family ATPase gives MENRRSNWQVWHVRAEAERQIRGTGASPKRMPELVDQVVRHALTSSVSMARPERDIVEPEPLRRRDGSSVYTVAGSDLFTSAKVIEAEKRLVDAAGRFDGVAVEELAVDLALMESTANGVKLNPGQASLVHDMATSGARLQLAIAPAGSGKTTAMRALSGAWIEGGGQVLGLAPSAAAASALRSQIDTSTDTLAKLIHEITGRDPDARTWLDVPVTEKDKAKAAGAHWDPNARSWYAPTARHKSPPARRWSRGE, from the coding sequence ATGGAAAACCGGCGGTCCAACTGGCAGGTCTGGCACGTTCGTGCCGAGGCCGAGCGGCAGATCCGCGGCACCGGGGCATCCCCCAAGCGCATGCCAGAACTCGTCGACCAGGTGGTCCGACATGCGCTCACCTCCTCGGTCTCCATGGCCAGGCCCGAGCGCGACATCGTCGAGCCAGAACCGCTCCGCCGGCGGGACGGGTCCAGCGTCTACACGGTGGCCGGTTCCGACCTCTTCACCTCGGCCAAGGTCATCGAGGCCGAGAAGCGTCTGGTGGATGCGGCGGGTCGCTTCGATGGGGTCGCCGTCGAGGAGCTAGCCGTCGATCTGGCGTTGATGGAAAGCACTGCCAACGGCGTCAAACTCAACCCAGGACAGGCCTCCCTGGTGCACGACATGGCAACCTCCGGTGCCCGCCTACAACTGGCCATCGCACCCGCCGGGTCCGGCAAAACCACAGCCATGCGCGCCCTCTCGGGCGCTTGGATCGAGGGCGGTGGGCAGGTGCTGGGCCTGGCCCCCTCGGCCGCCGCGGCCTCCGCACTGCGTTCACAGATCGACACCAGCACCGACACCCTCGCCAAGCTCATCCATGAGATCACCGGCCGCGACCCGGATGCGCGCACCTGGCTCGACGTGCCCGTCACCGAGAAAGACAAGGCAAAGGCTGCCGGTGCCCACTGGGACCCGAACGCTCGCTCCTGGTACGCCCCAACGGCCCGACACAAGTCGCCCCCGGCGCGGCGCTGGAGCCGTGGCGAGTGA
- the mobF gene encoding MobF family relaxase, producing MSIHKLTAGSGYDYLTRQVAAMDATEKGHTGLTSYYAEKGEAPGVWVGSGIAGIDGLAAGDVVTAEQMQALFGSGHHPLAHERREHLQGPDLTDKDYRSVTRLGVPYKVFANDVSAYRMEVAKRLAAHNEAAGLQGDWPVPAEDRARIRTEVAREFFRAEHGRDPEDARELATTIAKHSRPKTQAVAGFDLTFSPVKSVSTLWAIADQSVAARIERAHQAAVKDALEFIEQHALFSREGTNGVRQVDVQGLVATAFTHRDSRAGDPDLHTHVAVANKVQTTEGKWLAIDGRVLFKATVAASETYNSALERHLNADLGLRFEERDNADQRKRPIREIVGVDPALNLRWSARRASIEERRSTLATEFQRTHGRPPTPVEAIQLAQQATLETREAKHEPRTLAEQRLAWREQAREVLGGDAGIRSMLTSAIGPSLPKG from the coding sequence ATGAGCATTCACAAGCTGACGGCGGGCTCCGGGTACGACTACCTGACCCGGCAAGTCGCCGCCATGGACGCCACCGAGAAGGGCCACACTGGCCTCACCTCGTACTACGCCGAGAAGGGCGAGGCCCCCGGGGTCTGGGTCGGTTCCGGCATTGCCGGGATCGATGGGCTGGCTGCCGGCGACGTCGTGACCGCCGAGCAGATGCAAGCCTTGTTCGGCTCGGGCCACCATCCCCTCGCTCACGAACGGCGCGAGCACCTCCAGGGACCCGACCTGACGGACAAGGACTACCGGTCGGTCACCCGCCTCGGCGTCCCGTACAAGGTGTTCGCAAACGACGTCTCCGCATACCGGATGGAGGTGGCTAAGCGGCTGGCCGCGCACAACGAGGCCGCGGGACTACAAGGCGACTGGCCTGTGCCTGCCGAGGACCGCGCCCGGATCCGCACCGAGGTGGCGCGTGAGTTCTTCCGCGCCGAGCATGGCCGGGATCCTGAAGACGCCCGCGAACTGGCGACCACCATTGCGAAGCACTCACGCCCGAAGACGCAGGCCGTCGCCGGCTTCGACCTCACTTTCAGCCCGGTGAAGTCGGTTTCGACCCTCTGGGCGATCGCCGATCAGAGCGTCGCCGCCAGGATCGAGCGCGCTCATCAGGCCGCCGTCAAGGACGCGTTGGAGTTCATCGAGCAGCACGCGCTGTTCTCACGTGAGGGCACCAACGGGGTCCGCCAGGTCGACGTGCAAGGGCTCGTCGCGACCGCGTTCACTCACCGCGACAGCCGCGCCGGCGACCCCGATCTACACACCCACGTCGCGGTCGCCAACAAGGTGCAGACGACGGAGGGGAAGTGGCTGGCGATCGACGGCCGCGTCCTGTTCAAGGCGACCGTCGCCGCGTCCGAGACCTACAACAGCGCTCTTGAGCGACACCTGAATGCGGACCTCGGGTTGCGATTCGAGGAGCGCGATAACGCAGACCAGCGCAAACGCCCGATCCGCGAAATCGTCGGCGTCGATCCGGCACTCAACCTCCGCTGGTCGGCCCGACGCGCGAGCATCGAGGAAAGACGATCCACGCTTGCCACAGAGTTCCAGCGCACCCATGGCCGCCCACCGACACCGGTCGAAGCGATCCAGCTAGCGCAGCAGGCCACCCTGGAGACCCGCGAGGCCAAGCACGAACCGCGCACCCTCGCCGAGCAGCGTCTCGCGTGGAGAGAGCAGGCACGTGAGGTACTCGGTGGCGACGCCGGAATCCGCTCAATGTTGACTTCGGCGATCGGTCCCTCCCTCCCAAAAGGCTGA
- a CDS encoding sucrose-6-phosphate hydrolase, which produces MNVVTVRSRSALSRVASADPVVRFHHLGIPSKKDGFLATNSLLAFCAVTTRAYLQLEGREEEWHAISKLLEENLGETYRGGWREAALSAAGREHLVVLHDANTSLGAFDLESKLIEAGIVGVQLADYRHFAHGRHHWLAKNGSNSGVLALVSDSDRSLARRTTRLLPTDLPTAVIDIPGEREAAQLTSILAAFHITEALGFARGIDPGQPGVPDFGRKLYGLPLGKPQARSRSQMSIARKEQQRPTPKSSDLRQSSAEALAAAYRAFEMNLANTALGGIVFDYDGTIVDTPDRFQPPRDDVTAELIRILSGGLPLGIATGRGRSAGSDLRQVIPEDLWSLVTVGYYNGAEIRELGDTQPLAGVEQPAGPLALLHDQLRGDGGGLKLTLRRHQLTVQAEGGLSEDRLWESVQAVVAEQGLTSLRVVRSSHSIDVLDSDASKLNVVAAVASHAKTNDILRIGDRGCWPGNDHEMLASPLGLSVEQVSPDLARCWNIAPEALRGSRATLYYLRSVEVQDGLGRFRVEGE; this is translated from the coding sequence GTGAACGTCGTAACAGTTCGTAGTCGAAGCGCTCTCTCTCGAGTTGCGAGTGCCGATCCAGTCGTACGGTTCCATCACCTGGGCATTCCGTCGAAGAAGGATGGCTTCCTTGCGACCAACTCTCTGCTAGCCTTCTGTGCCGTCACCACCCGGGCCTACCTCCAACTAGAAGGTCGTGAAGAGGAGTGGCACGCCATCTCCAAACTGCTTGAGGAGAACCTCGGCGAGACGTACCGGGGCGGCTGGCGCGAAGCGGCCCTTTCCGCCGCAGGACGCGAGCACCTGGTGGTCCTCCACGACGCAAACACCAGCTTGGGTGCGTTTGACCTGGAGTCGAAGTTGATCGAGGCTGGGATCGTCGGAGTGCAACTAGCCGACTACCGACACTTCGCGCACGGCCGCCATCACTGGCTAGCAAAGAACGGATCCAATAGCGGCGTGCTGGCCCTTGTCTCGGACTCGGATAGGTCGTTGGCCCGACGGACGACCCGGTTGCTGCCTACCGACCTCCCAACGGCTGTCATCGACATCCCGGGCGAGCGCGAAGCAGCCCAATTAACGTCGATCCTCGCGGCCTTCCACATCACCGAAGCCCTGGGGTTCGCACGAGGCATCGACCCGGGCCAACCCGGTGTGCCTGACTTCGGCCGCAAGCTCTACGGACTTCCACTGGGAAAGCCGCAGGCTAGGTCGCGGTCACAGATGTCGATCGCCCGCAAAGAGCAACAGCGGCCAACACCGAAGAGCTCCGACCTTCGACAGTCTTCGGCAGAGGCCCTCGCAGCGGCCTACCGAGCCTTCGAGATGAATCTCGCGAACACCGCGCTTGGAGGCATCGTCTTCGACTACGACGGAACGATCGTGGACACACCTGACCGATTCCAGCCGCCGCGCGACGACGTCACTGCAGAGTTGATTCGCATACTCAGCGGAGGTTTGCCCCTAGGAATCGCCACAGGCCGAGGGAGATCTGCTGGCTCCGACCTGAGGCAGGTCATCCCCGAAGACCTCTGGTCGCTCGTAACGGTCGGCTACTACAACGGGGCAGAGATTCGCGAGCTCGGGGATACCCAGCCCCTGGCTGGCGTCGAGCAGCCCGCCGGACCACTTGCTCTGCTGCACGATCAGCTCAGAGGCGACGGGGGCGGACTGAAGCTCACCCTTCGACGACACCAGCTGACTGTCCAGGCCGAAGGAGGACTCTCAGAGGACAGACTGTGGGAAAGCGTCCAAGCTGTCGTTGCAGAACAGGGTCTGACGTCACTCCGCGTCGTGCGATCGAGTCACTCGATCGACGTCCTTGACTCCGACGCCTCGAAGCTCAACGTCGTTGCCGCAGTGGCGTCACATGCGAAGACGAATGACATCCTGCGAATCGGGGACCGTGGCTGCTGGCCCGGCAACGACCACGAGATGCTGGCGTCACCCCTTGGCCTCAGTGTCGAACAGGTCAGTCCAGACCTGGCGAGGTGCTGGAACATCGCACCAGAAGCGCTGCGGGGGAGCCGCGCGACCCTTTACTATTTGCGATCGGTGGAGGTGCAGGACGGACTTGGCAGATTCAGGGTGGAGGGCGAATGA
- a CDS encoding AAA family ATPase, translating to MTVTDIGPKTLVVIDEAGMADTLSLDLAVQFVLERGGSVRLIGDDQQLAAIGAGGVLRDIQATHGACRLTELVRFVDPAEGAASLALREGQPEALGFYLDRNRVHVGDLATMTEDVFGAWQADRGKGLDSIMLAPTRELVSELNQRARAHRLEGADPAAGAGEDAPTVRLADGNQASVGELIITRSNDRRLRTASSDWVKNGDRWTVLEIDGGALRVQHAQSGRLVTLPADYVQENTELGYATTVHTAQGVSVDTMHGLASGDESRQQLYTMLTRGKQANHVYLEVVGDGDPHNVIRPELTHPLTPTDLLERILARDDAPRSATTMLREQSEPTTLLGQAAQRYLDSLYVAAEHQLGPEKVQALEADAERVVPDVTEQPAWPALRAHLILTSAHGVDPIARLRTAAQSRELDTAGDTAAVLDWRLDDTGLRGGGRGPLPWIPGVPTSLAKNEMWGSYLAQRAAKVTDLATTVREAAIADVTPSWASSGAGRPADAVLGDVAVWRAAMLVDDADRRPTGRAQMQKAAALWQRQLNERLVGDRAPAMQEWGEQIAASSRATIRDPFAPVLAERLAAMARSGVDAAGLLRRATAAGTLPDDHAAAALWWRISRHLSPAVAEQVDKDRHIQTAWTPRLPELLGEDRAAQMQESPWWPTLVTTVDRALQRGWSVDELFRGEATRPLEPGDDPCQALVWRLTVAMDPIPDEHYDAYPDEHEDLWDHVPFSDDATEVVPPDLPVDQQPPPLDDEAPFDDLGEETIDAEALDQQLLMAALRRDVLGPLEVSDEQIARSAERAMRFVDSPVSVQRIAQINALTLTYYRQQLPGSWAAQHLSDRFDTDLAGDERFQPGFAPPGWDRLVKHLRSMGVSDEEMVAAGVAKQNESTGRIRDHFVNRLVLPIIHRRDGWENFETAPFAGGDVVLGFVGRRHPDLTDEDKKGPKYLNSPTTPLFAMGAQLYVAGSDLYGRGARPVLVEGPMDAIAVTLAAQGTRVGVAPLGTSLTEEQAQQLAAIREHFGAGSATDLDSAAARFDPWLIVATDNDKNLSGQVAAERDYWLLAPHDLDPGHATFPSGLDPADMFTMRGPAALRDALQQPRALADTLLEERLSNLPPDRARIAAARILATRPARHWSDGTTRISARLRLSTVLARRDLIPAAESWNDDRRKAARSQLDQVADVRSRMQQSAQRPPQERWVGLAGELDPRLPREADWPALAQMLEEASLEGHDVPAVTRRLVAERALAADQPAQDLRYRLVAAFDVAVDTGGPVAAKAPDGAAQERRTSEVSSHRPGGPRR from the coding sequence GTGACGGTCACCGACATCGGCCCCAAGACCCTGGTCGTGATCGATGAAGCCGGGATGGCAGACACGCTGTCGCTCGACCTCGCGGTCCAGTTCGTGCTCGAGCGAGGCGGCAGCGTCCGGCTGATCGGCGATGACCAGCAACTCGCCGCGATCGGCGCCGGTGGCGTGCTGCGAGACATCCAGGCCACCCATGGCGCCTGCCGACTTACCGAACTAGTCCGGTTCGTCGACCCCGCCGAGGGTGCTGCCTCACTCGCACTACGCGAGGGCCAGCCCGAGGCGCTCGGGTTCTACTTGGACCGAAACAGGGTTCATGTCGGCGACCTGGCAACGATGACCGAGGACGTCTTCGGAGCATGGCAGGCCGACCGCGGCAAGGGCCTGGATTCGATCATGCTGGCACCGACGCGCGAGCTGGTGAGTGAGCTGAACCAGCGGGCGCGTGCCCACCGGCTGGAGGGCGCAGACCCCGCTGCCGGCGCCGGTGAGGACGCACCCACGGTGCGCCTGGCGGACGGTAACCAGGCCAGTGTCGGCGAACTGATCATCACTCGCTCCAACGATCGACGGCTGCGCACAGCGTCCAGCGACTGGGTGAAGAACGGCGACCGCTGGACCGTTCTGGAGATCGACGGTGGCGCCTTACGGGTGCAGCACGCGCAAAGCGGCCGGTTGGTCACGCTGCCCGCCGACTACGTGCAGGAGAACACGGAACTGGGCTACGCAACGACCGTGCACACGGCCCAGGGCGTCTCGGTGGACACCATGCACGGGCTGGCCAGCGGCGACGAATCGCGGCAGCAGCTGTACACGATGTTGACCCGTGGCAAGCAGGCCAACCACGTGTACCTCGAGGTCGTCGGGGACGGCGATCCGCACAACGTCATTCGCCCAGAGCTCACGCATCCGCTGACTCCCACGGACCTGCTCGAGCGGATCCTTGCCCGCGACGACGCACCCCGCTCGGCTACCACGATGCTGCGCGAGCAGAGCGAGCCGACGACGCTGCTCGGTCAGGCCGCGCAGCGCTACCTCGACTCGCTGTATGTCGCGGCCGAGCACCAGCTCGGCCCAGAGAAGGTCCAGGCCCTGGAGGCAGACGCGGAGCGTGTCGTCCCCGATGTCACCGAACAGCCCGCCTGGCCGGCGCTGCGCGCCCATCTCATTCTGACCAGCGCACACGGCGTCGACCCGATCGCCAGGCTCCGGACCGCGGCCCAATCGCGCGAGCTCGACACCGCCGGCGACACCGCCGCGGTTCTGGACTGGCGCCTGGACGACACCGGCCTGCGCGGCGGCGGCCGCGGCCCACTGCCGTGGATCCCCGGCGTGCCCACCTCACTGGCCAAGAACGAAATGTGGGGGTCATACCTCGCCCAGCGCGCTGCGAAGGTCACCGATCTGGCGACCACGGTTCGTGAGGCAGCGATCGCTGACGTGACACCCAGCTGGGCCTCGTCCGGCGCGGGTCGCCCGGCTGATGCGGTGCTCGGCGACGTCGCCGTATGGCGGGCCGCGATGCTCGTCGACGACGCCGACCGGCGGCCTACCGGTCGGGCACAGATGCAGAAGGCTGCGGCACTCTGGCAGCGCCAGCTGAATGAGCGACTCGTCGGTGACCGTGCCCCCGCGATGCAGGAGTGGGGCGAGCAGATCGCTGCCTCCTCTCGCGCCACCATCCGCGATCCGTTCGCGCCGGTCCTGGCCGAACGGCTCGCCGCGATGGCCCGCTCCGGCGTCGACGCGGCCGGATTGCTGCGGCGCGCGACCGCGGCCGGCACCCTGCCCGACGATCACGCGGCGGCAGCGCTGTGGTGGCGGATCAGTCGTCACCTGTCGCCAGCCGTCGCCGAGCAGGTCGACAAAGACCGACACATTCAGACCGCCTGGACCCCTCGACTGCCGGAACTGCTGGGTGAAGACCGCGCCGCTCAGATGCAGGAAAGCCCCTGGTGGCCCACCCTGGTCACGACCGTCGACCGTGCGCTTCAGCGCGGATGGTCGGTCGATGAGCTATTCCGTGGTGAAGCAACAAGGCCGCTGGAGCCCGGCGACGATCCCTGCCAGGCATTGGTGTGGCGACTCACCGTCGCGATGGACCCCATCCCCGACGAGCACTACGACGCCTACCCGGACGAGCACGAGGACCTGTGGGACCACGTCCCGTTCTCCGACGACGCCACCGAGGTGGTCCCGCCGGACCTCCCGGTCGACCAGCAACCGCCGCCACTCGACGACGAGGCACCCTTCGACGACCTCGGCGAGGAGACCATCGACGCGGAGGCGCTGGATCAGCAGCTGCTCATGGCCGCGCTGCGCCGCGACGTCCTTGGCCCGTTGGAGGTGTCCGACGAGCAGATCGCCCGGTCGGCCGAACGCGCGATGCGGTTCGTGGACAGCCCGGTCAGCGTCCAGCGCATCGCGCAGATCAACGCGCTCACGCTCACCTACTACCGCCAGCAGCTACCTGGGTCGTGGGCTGCGCAGCACCTCTCGGATCGGTTCGACACCGATCTCGCCGGCGATGAACGCTTCCAGCCCGGGTTCGCCCCTCCCGGTTGGGACCGTCTCGTCAAACACCTACGCAGCATGGGAGTCAGCGACGAGGAGATGGTCGCCGCCGGTGTCGCGAAACAGAACGAGTCGACCGGGCGGATCCGCGACCACTTCGTCAACCGGCTGGTGTTGCCGATCATCCACCGCCGCGACGGCTGGGAGAACTTCGAGACCGCGCCATTCGCCGGCGGCGATGTCGTCCTGGGATTCGTCGGCCGTCGCCACCCGGACCTGACCGACGAGGACAAGAAGGGTCCCAAGTACCTCAACAGCCCCACCACCCCGCTCTTCGCGATGGGCGCGCAGCTGTACGTCGCCGGGTCGGACCTGTACGGGCGCGGTGCCCGGCCCGTGCTCGTCGAGGGTCCGATGGACGCGATCGCCGTCACCCTGGCCGCACAGGGCACCCGGGTGGGTGTCGCCCCCCTGGGCACCTCGCTGACCGAGGAACAGGCCCAGCAGCTGGCCGCGATCAGGGAACACTTCGGCGCTGGTAGCGCCACCGACCTAGACTCCGCGGCCGCCCGGTTCGACCCCTGGCTGATCGTCGCAACCGACAACGACAAGAACCTGTCAGGACAGGTGGCCGCCGAACGGGACTACTGGCTGCTGGCCCCCCACGATCTTGACCCCGGTCACGCCACCTTCCCCTCCGGTCTCGACCCCGCCGACATGTTTACGATGCGCGGCCCAGCTGCTCTCCGCGACGCACTCCAACAGCCCCGTGCGCTGGCTGACACGCTGCTGGAGGAACGGCTGTCGAACTTGCCCCCCGACCGGGCCAGGATCGCCGCTGCCCGGATCCTCGCGACCCGCCCAGCACGGCACTGGAGCGACGGCACGACGCGCATCTCCGCCAGGTTGCGACTCAGCACTGTGTTGGCCAGGCGCGATCTCATCCCGGCCGCCGAGTCATGGAACGACGATCGACGCAAGGCCGCCCGGTCGCAACTCGACCAGGTCGCCGATGTGCGGTCTCGCATGCAGCAGTCAGCGCAACGGCCACCCCAGGAGCGGTGGGTCGGCTTGGCCGGCGAACTCGATCCGCGTCTCCCCCGCGAGGCTGACTGGCCAGCGTTGGCCCAGATGCTCGAGGAGGCCTCCCTCGAAGGTCACGACGTGCCCGCGGTCACGCGCCGACTGGTGGCCGAGCGCGCGCTAGCGGCGGACCAACCAGCCCAAGATCTGCGATACCGCTTGGTCGCTGCCTTCGACGTCGCTGTCGACACAGGCGGGCCAGTGGCTGCCAAGGCACCGGACGGTGCTGCGCAGGAGCGTCGAACATCCGAGGTTTCGAGCCACCGACCGGGAGGCCCCCGCCGGTGA
- a CDS encoding phosphoribosyltransferase-like protein, producing the protein MNPDLGLRVLSSVMDWDDDKAHDQFQRLRLMATLKYDGYRDFEAGVRFTESLASWLQQFDSDQREAAYEFIMTRLVYIGPSEMEKLVGQFYANFVHPELLTAVAKQMDTPRHTLLANEEARERIGRLRRRTLFLGLSDGARVDYIRHQNVGLITNEQVVGSTQLDRAKWEDLLDELRGDLKDDDATFRAVYLIDDFAATGTSFFRLADGKAKGKLSKFATSVQEAQDVLEARIFEDDYQVFIHHYVGTAKARKELADRLDAGKGALAKAGLPPNISTTYGLWLPESLPLDADNPADGAFLALANEYYDDSITSRHTAVGGTADMKLGYGGCALPLILDHNTPNNSMPLLWAETAGSAPADGKDAVPAMRPLFRRRQRHI; encoded by the coding sequence ATGAACCCGGACCTTGGCCTACGGGTCTTGAGCAGCGTCATGGACTGGGACGACGACAAAGCCCACGACCAGTTCCAGCGCCTTCGCCTCATGGCGACGTTAAAGTACGACGGCTACCGCGACTTCGAGGCTGGTGTCCGTTTCACCGAGAGCTTGGCATCCTGGCTCCAGCAGTTTGATTCGGATCAGAGGGAAGCTGCCTACGAGTTCATCATGACCAGGCTGGTGTACATCGGTCCTTCTGAGATGGAAAAGCTCGTCGGGCAGTTCTATGCGAACTTCGTCCACCCCGAGTTGCTCACGGCGGTCGCCAAGCAGATGGACACCCCGCGGCACACTCTCCTGGCCAACGAAGAGGCGCGCGAGCGCATCGGCAGACTGCGCCGCCGGACGCTCTTCCTTGGTCTGAGCGACGGCGCGAGGGTCGACTACATCCGTCACCAGAACGTCGGCCTGATCACCAACGAACAGGTCGTTGGCTCGACCCAGCTCGACCGCGCAAAGTGGGAGGATCTCCTGGATGAGCTCCGCGGGGATCTCAAGGACGATGATGCCACCTTCCGAGCCGTGTACTTGATCGATGATTTCGCAGCGACCGGTACCTCCTTCTTCCGGCTCGCCGACGGCAAGGCCAAGGGGAAGTTGTCCAAGTTCGCTACGTCGGTGCAAGAAGCCCAAGACGTGCTCGAAGCGAGGATCTTCGAAGACGATTACCAAGTCTTCATCCACCACTATGTCGGCACCGCCAAAGCGAGGAAAGAGCTGGCCGATCGCCTCGATGCTGGAAAGGGCGCCTTAGCCAAAGCCGGGCTTCCGCCGAACATCTCGACCACGTATGGGCTCTGGTTACCGGAGTCCCTCCCGCTTGACGCAGACAACCCCGCCGACGGTGCATTCCTCGCGCTCGCTAATGAGTACTACGACGACTCCATCACCAGCAGGCACACCGCTGTAGGCGGCACCGCCGACATGAAGCTCGGCTACGGCGGGTGCGCGTTGCCACTCATTCTCGACCACAACACCCCGAACAACTCGATGCCGCTTCTCTGGGCAGAGACGGCTGGCTCCGCACCAGCGGACGGCAAGGACGCGGTCCCGGCGATGAGACCGCTCTTTCGGCGCCGACAGCGGCATATTTAA